GATCCCAGGAAGCCCGTCCTACCGATTACCGACTACTGACTTTCGACTACCGACTACCGACTACCGACTACTTGCTACCGTTCTTGTGCCGATGAATAGTTCATCGCGCACTGTTGAAATCCGCAATTCCGCGGTTTCTCTCCGCAAATGGCCTGATCGAGCGGCGACCGAGCCATGAGGCCCGATTCCGCTGTTGTGGTTTACAACGCCCCTTGATTGCGCCGTCTGACAGCGCGCCAGATCGTACCAGCACAACTTATTCGTTCGCAATGAGTTAGCGAAAATACTGTATCTCGAAGTATACGTGGCGAGGAACTTGCTCTCTTTCCGGGCGGAGGAAAGGAAGGCGCAAGAATGGCCTGCCCATACTTGAAGGAAGTGGTGATGCTCTACTGCCAGGCCTATCCGGTCAAGAAGCTCGTGCCTCTCGACCGCATCGCGTCGGCGGACCCATGCCTGGGCCTCGAGTACGAGGCCTGCCCCCTGTTCAAGGACGTGGTGACCCGCATCCGGGCAAGTACGCAACGCGCGACAGCCTCTTTGCCACCTGACTCCACTCGCCGGGAGGTTTTCCGATGATGTTCATTCCCTTACTCGCACTCGTCGGCCTCGTGCTGGTCGGGTGCTCAACACTCATCGCGGCACGCAGCCGCTCGTGACACGACGATTCACGTAGAGGAATCGCACCATGAAGCTCAATCGACGATTGTTTCTGAAAGTGGCCGGGGCAGCAGGGGCTATCGCCGCCGTCCCGGCAGCCACCGCCGGAGCTACGACCCTCGAGGAGCAGGCAGCCGTCAATAGCGCCCGACGCGGCGTACTGGTCGACACGACCAAGTGTGTCGGGTGCCGGGCCTGCGAAGCGGCGTGCACGGAAACCAACAACCAGCCCGAACCGGTGCGGCTCGATGACCCGGCGGTCTTCAAGACCGTGAGGACGACCGACACGCGGCACTACACCGTTGTGAACGCGGCCAATACAGGAGCGAGCGCGGTGCCGGCGCGGTTCATCAAGCGCCAGTGCATGCACTGCCTCGAACCGGCGTGCGCATCAGCGTGCCTCGTGCGCGCGCTGGACAAGACGCCGACCGGACCGGTGGTGTACCACAAGGACCGATGCCTGGGCTGCCGGTACTGCATGGTGGCCTGCCCGTTTGGCGTGCCCAAGTACGAGTACGACTCTCCCACGCCGTTCGTCCAGAAGTGCACGTTCTGCGCCGACCGCCAGTCGCGGGGCGAGGCGCCAGCCTGCACGTCGGTCTGCCCGAGCGGTGCGCTCACCTTCGGCATGCGTGACGACCTGATCGAAACCGCGCGCGAACGGCTCTACGCCAAGGGCAGTAAGTACGTGCGCTACATTTACGGCCAGCGCGAGGTCGGCGGCACGAGCTGGATGTACATCACGGACATTCCATTCGAGAAGCTCGGCCTGCCAACCGACCTCGGCACCTACGCGTACTCGTCGTTGACACAAGCCTCGCTGGCGGCAGTGCCGTTTGTCCTGACCCTGTGGCCGCCGCTCCTGATG
This sequence is a window from Acidobacteriota bacterium. Protein-coding genes within it:
- a CDS encoding 4Fe-4S dicluster domain-containing protein translates to MKLNRRLFLKVAGAAGAIAAVPAATAGATTLEEQAAVNSARRGVLVDTTKCVGCRACEAACTETNNQPEPVRLDDPAVFKTVRTTDTRHYTVVNAANTGASAVPARFIKRQCMHCLEPACASACLVRALDKTPTGPVVYHKDRCLGCRYCMVACPFGVPKYEYDSPTPFVQKCTFCADRQSRGEAPACTSVCPSGALTFGMRDDLIETARERLYAKGSKYVRYIYGQREVGGTSWMYITDIPFEKLGLPTDLGTYAYSSLTQASLAAVPFVLTLWPPLLMGMYTFSKRREQVAAQEAAGKETSHE